One genomic window of Candidatus Nitrospira inopinata includes the following:
- a CDS encoding lysophospholipid acyltransferase family protein: protein MPSARTGCLTRIGRGIRLIGKLAEALILVCLVFPRIESSRHDGIIERWCREVLDLLQIHVVIHGEIPATPLSSTVFVANHISWIDILLLLSWQPMRFIAKKEVKGWPIIGYLASQTGTWFFKRTSPHELADVMRATSLVLHQGGCIAFFPEGTTTDGTSVHTFHSGLFESAIRANAPVRPVGISYLKPDGSPDAGIAFVGDESLVSSILNVLSRPTTIARLSFSPPIDGSMGDRRRLAALCQKAVERSLADPATFPLGSNASPLPDAHGSSSPVAAA from the coding sequence ATGCCAAGCGCTCGCACCGGCTGTCTGACCAGAATAGGCCGCGGCATCCGTCTGATCGGCAAGTTGGCCGAGGCGCTCATCCTGGTCTGCCTGGTCTTCCCCCGTATCGAGTCCTCTCGGCACGACGGCATCATCGAACGTTGGTGCCGAGAGGTGCTGGATCTCCTTCAGATTCATGTGGTGATCCACGGAGAGATACCGGCCACACCACTGTCATCCACCGTGTTCGTCGCCAATCATATTTCGTGGATCGATATCCTGTTACTGCTTTCTTGGCAACCGATGCGGTTCATCGCCAAGAAAGAAGTGAAGGGATGGCCGATTATCGGCTACCTTGCTTCTCAGACCGGCACGTGGTTCTTCAAGCGAACGAGCCCGCACGAACTCGCTGATGTCATGCGGGCAACCTCGTTGGTTCTCCATCAGGGAGGCTGCATCGCTTTTTTCCCCGAAGGCACAACCACCGACGGCACGTCCGTTCACACGTTCCACTCAGGATTATTCGAGTCCGCCATCCGAGCCAACGCGCCGGTCCGGCCGGTCGGCATCAGTTACCTGAAGCCCGACGGTTCGCCCGATGCTGGCATCGCCTTCGTCGGCGACGAGTCGTTGGTGTCGTCGATTCTGAACGTGCTGTCTCGGCCGACCACGATCGCGCGCCTGTCGTTCTCGCCCCCCATCGACGGCTCGATGGGCGATCGCCGCCGCTTGGCCGCCCTGTGCCAAAAGGCCGTCGAGCGGAGTCTGGCGGATCCGGCAACGTTCCCCCTCGGGTCGAATGCTTCTCCTCTCCCCGATGCGCACGGATCCTCCTCGCCCGTGGCCGCCGCTTGA
- the nrdR gene encoding transcriptional regulator NrdR, whose amino-acid sequence MKCPFCDELEDKVVDSRMAKEGEVIRRRRECTSCRRRYTTYERVEEILPVVVKKDGRRESFDRGKILSGMKKACEKRPISTAAIEAAADRIEKRIQEMGESEIQSRVIGEEVMKELHQLDQVAYVRFASVYREFKDIDQFMDELKMLAQQRRDR is encoded by the coding sequence GTGAAATGCCCGTTCTGCGATGAGCTCGAAGACAAGGTCGTGGACTCTCGCATGGCGAAGGAAGGCGAAGTCATCCGCCGCCGCCGCGAATGTACGTCCTGCCGTCGCCGATACACCACCTATGAGCGGGTCGAGGAGATTCTCCCGGTCGTCGTCAAGAAGGACGGTCGTCGGGAGTCGTTCGACCGTGGGAAGATTCTCTCCGGCATGAAAAAGGCGTGCGAGAAGCGGCCGATCAGCACCGCGGCGATCGAGGCGGCGGCCGACCGGATCGAGAAACGCATCCAAGAAATGGGGGAGAGCGAGATCCAAAGCCGAGTGATCGGCGAAGAGGTCATGAAGGAGTTGCATCAGTTGGATCAGGTGGCCTACGTCCGGTTTGCGTCCGTCTATCGGGAGTTCAAAGACATCGACCAGTTCATGGACGAGCTGAAAATGCTGGCTCAACAGCGTCGTGATCGTTGA
- a CDS encoding PhoX family protein, with protein sequence MSQVDDDRNECNESGNERVHDVVEERLSRRSLLTGGLAAAAALSLGGVEALLRAVPAMARDDQDDDDDDNDKRGKKPLLGFESVPVSTADEVIVPRGYKAEVLIAWGDPVSNGPAFRQDASNTADEQAQQSGMHHDGLVYFPIAGSQRGLLVQNHEYTDDGLLFPDGVANWNEEKTRKSLNAHGVSIVEVARRPGFFRGRKKDREWEVVRPSRFARRITGLTPIEMGGPAAGDPRFVTSEDPTGRRVLGTLNNCAMGFTPWGTYLACEENFNGYFRKNGPQTQMERRYGITAAGFGYLWHTTDRRFRVDDEPNEPNRFGWVVEIDPFKPNSTPVKRTALGRFKHEGAKVQVAKNGRVVVYSGDDERNEYIYKYISNQPWRVARARGVSPLDDGILYVAKFHADGTGEWLPLTPDNPRLAGWSLNDILINTRSAADAAGATMMDRPEWIDTFPKALAGIVTLTNNNRRGSNPPSVNNPDGSTAAGSARPPVDAANPRAINNYGHLLRWHYRHDWTDLVFGWDVFQLCGDPANPAHGSTIIGDKYGSPDGLYVDPKGLLWVQTDVSTSTINSGNYAGFGHNCMLAIDPETRETRRFLVGPAQCEITGVMVSPDERTMFVGIQHPGERPDDLPGDPANPKQFSSWPDGPSGGRPRSACIVITKDDGGRIGS encoded by the coding sequence ATGTCACAAGTCGACGACGATAGAAACGAGTGCAACGAGTCGGGCAACGAACGGGTTCACGACGTCGTGGAGGAACGGTTGTCTCGACGCAGCCTGCTGACCGGTGGGCTTGCGGCGGCCGCGGCCCTTTCGCTCGGCGGGGTGGAGGCGCTGTTGCGGGCGGTCCCGGCCATGGCCCGAGACGATCAGGATGATGATGACGACGACAATGACAAGAGGGGCAAGAAACCTTTGCTGGGGTTCGAGAGTGTTCCCGTGTCCACCGCCGACGAGGTCATCGTTCCTAGAGGCTACAAAGCGGAGGTGTTGATCGCCTGGGGTGATCCGGTCTCGAACGGACCGGCCTTCCGTCAAGACGCAAGCAATACGGCCGATGAGCAGGCGCAGCAGAGCGGCATGCACCATGACGGCCTCGTCTATTTCCCGATCGCGGGCTCTCAGCGCGGACTGCTCGTGCAAAATCACGAATACACCGACGACGGCCTGTTGTTTCCCGACGGCGTGGCGAATTGGAATGAAGAGAAGACGCGCAAGTCGCTCAACGCGCACGGGGTTTCGATCGTCGAAGTGGCGCGGCGGCCCGGCTTTTTCCGGGGACGAAAAAAAGACCGTGAGTGGGAGGTCGTGCGCCCGTCCCGTTTTGCCCGGCGCATCACCGGCCTCACGCCGATCGAAATGGGCGGTCCGGCCGCGGGCGATCCTCGGTTTGTGACGAGCGAAGATCCGACCGGGCGTCGTGTGCTGGGGACATTGAACAACTGCGCCATGGGGTTTACACCCTGGGGCACCTATTTGGCCTGCGAGGAAAACTTCAACGGCTATTTCCGCAAAAATGGCCCGCAGACCCAGATGGAACGTCGGTACGGCATCACGGCGGCGGGATTCGGGTATCTCTGGCACACGACCGACCGGCGGTTCCGCGTGGATGACGAGCCCAATGAGCCGAACCGCTTCGGCTGGGTGGTGGAGATCGATCCGTTCAAGCCCAACTCGACGCCGGTCAAGCGAACGGCGTTGGGTCGGTTCAAACACGAGGGCGCCAAGGTGCAGGTGGCCAAGAACGGACGAGTCGTGGTCTATTCCGGAGACGATGAACGAAACGAATACATTTATAAATATATCTCCAATCAGCCGTGGCGCGTGGCCAGGGCGCGCGGTGTGAGCCCGTTGGACGACGGGATTCTCTATGTCGCGAAGTTTCATGCGGACGGCACGGGCGAGTGGTTGCCGCTCACGCCGGACAATCCTCGGCTGGCCGGCTGGTCGTTGAACGACATTCTCATCAATACCCGGAGCGCGGCGGACGCCGCCGGGGCGACGATGATGGACCGGCCGGAGTGGATTGACACCTTCCCGAAAGCGCTGGCCGGCATCGTGACATTGACGAACAACAATCGGAGAGGCTCCAACCCGCCATCAGTGAACAATCCAGACGGCAGCACGGCCGCCGGCTCCGCCCGGCCTCCCGTGGACGCGGCCAATCCACGGGCGATCAACAACTATGGACATCTCCTCCGATGGCACTACCGCCACGATTGGACGGATCTGGTGTTCGGATGGGACGTTTTCCAGCTTTGCGGCGATCCGGCCAATCCTGCTCACGGCTCGACGATCATCGGAGACAAGTACGGCTCTCCGGACGGTCTCTATGTGGACCCGAAGGGGCTGCTCTGGGTGCAAACTGATGTCTCGACCAGCACGATCAACAGTGGGAACTACGCCGGGTTCGGTCACAATTGTATGCTGGCGATTGATCCCGAAACGAGAGAAACGCGCCGGTTCTTGGTCGGGCCGGCTCAATGCGAAATCACGGGCGTGATGGTATCGCCGGACGAGCGAACCATGTTCGTCGGTATCCAGCACCCGGGCGAACGGCCGGACGATCTGCCCGGCGATCCGGCAAATCCGAAACAGTTCAGCTCTTGGCCGGATGGCCCGTCTGGCGGACGGCCTCGGTCGGCCTGTATCGTCATTACGAAAGACGATGGCGGAAGGATCGGGAGCTAA
- the tdh gene encoding L-threonine 3-dehydrogenase: protein MRALVKTTAAPGLTPTNWPDPTPGPHDVVVKVAATSLCGTDAHIYRWDEWAQGRITPPRVIGHEVCGHVVEVGREVSTVTVGDYVAAESHITCGRCFQCRTGQAHVCKQYQILGIDRDGSYAEYVALPEGVLWRTSPEIPPQFACVQEPLGNAVDAALAEDLTGHTVLIAGCGPTGLFAAAVARVAGAAVIIATDVSDYRLGLAKQVGVDHAVNVKHQPADVVNGVFRDLTAGEGVDAALEMSGDPTALHQAFRAVKNGGRVSLFGIPTGQVCFDLPNEIIFKGIRVYGVTGRHLFGTWYRLAGLFKAGLNIKPIITHSFPMDEFSTGFDLIRSGQCGKVVLFP from the coding sequence ATGCGCGCGCTGGTGAAAACGACTGCCGCTCCGGGGCTGACTCCGACGAATTGGCCGGACCCGACGCCGGGGCCGCATGACGTCGTCGTCAAGGTGGCAGCCACGTCGTTATGCGGCACCGACGCCCACATTTATCGGTGGGACGAGTGGGCGCAAGGCCGCATCACGCCGCCGCGCGTCATCGGCCATGAGGTCTGCGGCCACGTCGTGGAAGTCGGACGCGAGGTCTCGACGGTGACAGTCGGCGACTACGTGGCGGCCGAATCGCACATCACGTGCGGTCGCTGTTTTCAATGTCGGACCGGCCAAGCCCACGTTTGCAAGCAGTACCAAATCCTGGGCATTGATCGAGACGGGTCCTATGCCGAATATGTCGCGTTGCCGGAGGGCGTCCTGTGGCGGACCTCGCCGGAGATCCCTCCGCAGTTTGCCTGTGTTCAAGAACCGTTGGGGAACGCCGTCGATGCCGCGTTGGCCGAAGACCTGACCGGCCATACGGTCCTGATCGCGGGCTGCGGGCCAACCGGTCTGTTCGCCGCGGCCGTCGCGCGCGTGGCCGGGGCGGCCGTCATCATTGCCACGGATGTGAGCGACTACCGGCTGGGGCTCGCCAAGCAAGTGGGAGTCGATCACGCGGTGAATGTGAAACACCAACCGGCCGATGTTGTGAACGGCGTCTTTCGTGATCTCACGGCCGGTGAAGGGGTCGATGCGGCGCTGGAGATGTCGGGCGATCCCACCGCGCTCCACCAGGCCTTTCGAGCCGTCAAAAACGGCGGGCGTGTGAGTCTCTTCGGCATTCCGACCGGCCAGGTCTGTTTCGACCTGCCGAACGAGATCATCTTCAAGGGCATTCGCGTCTATGGGGTGACCGGGCGGCATCTCTTTGGAACCTGGTACAGACTGGCTGGGCTCTTCAAGGCCGGTCTCAACATCAAGCCGATCATCACCCATTCGTTTCCGATGGACGAATTCTCAACAGGTTTCGATCTGATTCGATCCGGACAATGCGGCAAGGTCGTGCTCTTTCCATGA
- a CDS encoding response regulator transcription factor gives MEKIKVLIVDDHRVVREGLVAILKTKEDIQVVGEAQDGIEAVEKARALVPDVILMDVSMPRMGGVEATRQIKREFPHIGIVALTMYEEQQYIFDLVRAGATGYLLKDSESSQIVAAIRALYRGESLIQPSVASKILAEFSLMAQKKGKKPAWAEHDLTEREVTVLRLVADGKTNKEIANHLDLSEKTVKNHVRNIFHKLQVYDRTQAAILAIRKGLIELDPKP, from the coding sequence ATGGAGAAAATTAAGGTCTTGATCGTCGATGATCATCGAGTCGTGCGAGAGGGGCTGGTCGCGATTCTCAAGACCAAAGAAGACATTCAGGTGGTCGGCGAGGCGCAGGACGGCATCGAGGCGGTCGAGAAGGCCCGCGCCCTGGTTCCGGACGTGATCCTGATGGACGTGAGCATGCCGCGGATGGGAGGAGTCGAGGCGACCAGGCAAATCAAACGCGAGTTCCCGCACATCGGCATCGTCGCGCTGACCATGTATGAAGAACAGCAATACATCTTCGATCTCGTACGGGCTGGGGCCACCGGCTATCTGTTGAAAGACTCCGAATCATCGCAGATCGTGGCCGCCATCCGGGCCCTGTACCGGGGTGAGTCGCTCATTCAGCCGTCCGTGGCCAGCAAAATTTTGGCCGAGTTTTCCCTCATGGCCCAGAAAAAAGGCAAGAAGCCGGCCTGGGCCGAACATGACCTCACGGAACGGGAAGTCACCGTCTTGCGACTGGTCGCCGACGGCAAGACCAACAAGGAAATCGCCAACCACCTGGATCTCAGTGAGAAGACCGTTAAAAATCACGTCCGGAACATCTTCCACAAGCTGCAAGTGTACGACCGCACCCAAGCCGCCATCCTCGCCATCCGCAAGGGCTTGATCGAACTGGACCCGAAGCCGTAG
- a CDS encoding serine hydroxymethyltransferase codes for MDDVASLDALKAADPEVYAAIQAEEARQRDKLLLIASENFASPAVLAAQGSVLTNKYAEGYPGKRYYGGCQYADAVEDLAIQRCKEIFGAEHVNVQPHSGSQANMAAYLSVLKPGDTILGMDLAQGGHLTHGSKVNFSGILFRVFSYGVDRETERIDYDAVQKIAEECRPRMIVVGASAYSRVLDFPRFQQIAKSVGAYLLVDIAHIAGLIAAGLHPNPVPYADFVTTTTHKTLRGPRGGVTMCKAEYAKGVDKLVFPGLQGGPLMHVIAAKAVAFKEALSPSFKRYQQQVVANAKALAQGLMDRGYKIVSGGTDTHLMLVNLTNKGITGKEADAALDAAGIILNKNAVPYDEKPPAVASGIRLGAPIVSTRGMKEPEMRQIVELIDRVLQHRQDPSVLEEVRLEAKALCNRFPIFHSY; via the coding sequence ATGGACGACGTCGCATCGCTCGATGCCTTGAAAGCCGCCGACCCCGAGGTGTACGCCGCCATCCAAGCGGAAGAGGCCAGACAGCGGGACAAATTGCTGTTGATCGCGTCGGAGAACTTCGCCAGCCCCGCGGTGTTGGCCGCGCAAGGCTCGGTGTTGACCAACAAGTACGCGGAAGGGTACCCCGGCAAACGGTACTATGGCGGCTGTCAGTACGCCGACGCGGTCGAAGATTTGGCGATTCAACGGTGCAAGGAAATTTTCGGCGCGGAACACGTCAACGTGCAGCCGCACTCCGGCTCGCAAGCCAACATGGCGGCCTATCTGTCGGTGCTGAAACCGGGCGATACGATCCTGGGCATGGACTTGGCGCAGGGAGGCCATCTCACGCACGGGAGCAAGGTCAATTTTTCGGGCATCCTCTTTCGCGTGTTCTCCTATGGCGTGGACCGCGAGACCGAACGGATCGACTATGACGCCGTCCAAAAGATCGCCGAGGAGTGCCGCCCCCGCATGATCGTGGTCGGGGCCAGCGCCTACTCGAGGGTGCTGGACTTCCCCCGCTTTCAACAGATCGCCAAGTCGGTGGGAGCTTATTTGTTGGTCGATATCGCCCATATCGCCGGTCTCATCGCTGCGGGGCTTCATCCCAATCCGGTCCCCTACGCGGATTTCGTCACCACGACTACCCACAAGACGTTGCGGGGGCCGCGCGGTGGCGTCACGATGTGCAAGGCCGAGTACGCGAAGGGAGTCGACAAGTTGGTCTTCCCCGGCTTGCAGGGCGGGCCGCTGATGCACGTGATCGCGGCCAAGGCCGTGGCCTTCAAGGAAGCGTTGTCTCCGTCGTTCAAACGGTATCAGCAGCAGGTCGTCGCCAATGCCAAGGCGTTGGCGCAGGGCTTGATGGATCGGGGATATAAAATCGTTTCCGGAGGGACCGACACCCATCTGATGTTGGTCAACTTGACCAACAAAGGGATTACGGGCAAGGAGGCCGACGCCGCGCTCGACGCGGCGGGGATCATCTTGAATAAGAACGCCGTTCCCTACGACGAGAAGCCTCCGGCCGTCGCCAGCGGGATTCGATTGGGGGCTCCGATCGTCTCCACGCGGGGCATGAAAGAACCGGAGATGCGGCAGATCGTGGAATTGATCGATCGCGTGCTGCAACACCGGCAGGACCCGTCGGTGCTGGAGGAGGTTCGCCTGGAAGCCAAGGCCTTGTGCAATCGGTTCCCGATCTTCCACTCCTACTGA
- a CDS encoding TraR/DksA family transcriptional regulator, translated as MPALTPSRPPGRAPLSHNPGPTHAKPVTGKRRLMLQTKLTRQRAMLLANAHLSRLAEREAEAQPDPLDQATEGLEQELAIQTRIRTLEQLHRIERALRLIQTKEYGRCRRCHEEIPYKRLTVKPDTVFCVPCLTLIEQE; from the coding sequence ATGCCGGCGCTGACACCATCTCGACCGCCCGGGCGCGCACCGCTCTCGCACAATCCCGGTCCGACTCACGCAAAGCCGGTGACCGGGAAACGCCGTCTGATGCTCCAAACCAAACTCACGAGGCAGCGGGCCATGCTCCTGGCGAACGCCCATCTCTCGCGCCTGGCCGAGAGGGAAGCGGAGGCGCAGCCTGACCCGCTCGACCAAGCCACGGAAGGACTGGAACAAGAGTTGGCCATTCAGACCAGAATCCGGACCCTTGAGCAATTGCACCGCATCGAGCGCGCCCTGCGTTTGATTCAAACCAAGGAATACGGTCGATGCCGTCGGTGCCACGAAGAAATTCCGTACAAGCGGCTGACCGTCAAGCCGGACACGGTCTTTTGCGTCCCGTGTCTCACGCTCATTGAACAGGAGTAA
- the rplI gene encoding 50S ribosomal protein L9 produces MKVILQETLEGVGHLGDLINVADGFARNYLLPRGKAVEADSRSIKAFEHAKRVAAEKAKKEKLEIETYAKKLSAVTLTFEVQAGKEDKLFGSVTAKDIAEQLIAQGFSVDRRKIQLAHPIKELGTVTVPIKMPRDVTAVVTVHVVKKQEPEAAEA; encoded by the coding sequence ATGAAAGTCATACTGCAAGAGACATTGGAAGGGGTGGGCCACCTGGGCGACCTCATTAACGTCGCCGATGGATTTGCCAGGAACTATCTCTTGCCCCGAGGCAAGGCGGTCGAGGCGGACAGCCGGAGCATCAAGGCCTTTGAACATGCCAAGCGCGTGGCGGCGGAGAAGGCGAAGAAAGAGAAACTGGAGATCGAAACCTACGCCAAGAAACTGTCGGCGGTGACGTTGACCTTCGAGGTCCAAGCTGGCAAGGAAGACAAACTGTTCGGCTCGGTGACAGCCAAGGACATCGCCGAGCAATTGATCGCGCAGGGGTTCTCCGTGGATCGTCGGAAGATCCAGTTGGCGCACCCGATCAAGGAATTGGGGACGGTCACCGTGCCGATTAAGATGCCCAGGGACGTGACGGCGGTCGTGACCGTGCACGTGGTGAAGAAACAAGAACCGGAAGCGGCCGAGGCCTGA
- a CDS encoding sensor histidine kinase produces the protein MTPARSRHIRRKTASPGATNVAIIGAGRGGTALMEIFANDPLVQIVGVAEVDPRAPGLSLAEQLGIPVTRDYRQLLDMERVDLIIDVSGSSEVWHALQDFHRMGVTVIGGASAKFMWELIEARIRATAEIEKTLTKYQSLYRLYVKESSAAVTEERTRIACEIHDGLVQSLAGVNFKLDLCQQLLRKNPKAGLATIKETKAQLKLAIQEARQVIFNLRPLHYDKMELIPALTNYFKSYETNTHIATHFTVTGDERTLFPRTKIFLFRIIQEALSNVEKHAKAKRVSIRLEIDVEMLRITIIDNGIGFDMEAVLRDPEKWDHFGIKGILERARLVGGEGRIESKKGHGTKVVVEVPLANRAKRKDGSHGEN, from the coding sequence ATGACGCCGGCGCGGTCTCGGCACATTCGACGCAAGACGGCAAGCCCCGGTGCGACCAACGTCGCCATCATCGGCGCGGGGCGCGGCGGAACCGCGCTCATGGAGATTTTTGCGAACGATCCCCTCGTGCAAATCGTGGGGGTGGCGGAGGTCGATCCACGGGCGCCCGGATTGAGTCTGGCCGAACAGTTGGGCATTCCCGTCACCCGCGATTATCGGCAGCTCTTGGACATGGAGCGGGTCGATTTGATCATCGACGTGTCGGGCAGTTCAGAAGTCTGGCATGCGCTTCAGGACTTCCACCGGATGGGCGTGACGGTTATCGGCGGCGCCAGCGCCAAGTTCATGTGGGAGTTGATCGAGGCCCGCATCCGCGCGACGGCCGAAATCGAAAAGACGCTCACCAAGTATCAGTCTCTGTACCGGCTGTACGTGAAGGAGTCGAGCGCGGCGGTGACGGAAGAGCGCACCCGCATCGCCTGTGAAATCCACGACGGGTTGGTGCAGAGCCTGGCGGGGGTGAATTTCAAGCTCGATCTCTGCCAACAGCTTTTGCGGAAAAACCCCAAGGCCGGTCTCGCGACCATCAAGGAAACCAAGGCGCAGCTCAAGTTGGCCATTCAGGAGGCCAGGCAGGTGATCTTCAATCTGCGACCGCTCCATTACGACAAGATGGAGCTGATTCCGGCCCTGACGAATTACTTCAAGTCTTACGAGACCAACACGCATATCGCCACGCACTTCACCGTGACGGGCGATGAGCGAACTCTTTTTCCCCGGACCAAGATTTTTCTCTTTCGAATCATTCAAGAAGCCTTGAGCAACGTCGAAAAGCACGCGAAGGCCAAACGGGTCTCCATCCGGCTCGAAATCGACGTGGAGATGTTGCGGATTACCATCATCGACAACGGCATCGGATTCGATATGGAGGCCGTGCTGCGCGATCCCGAAAAATGGGACCATTTCGGCATCAAAGGCATTTTAGAACGCGCGCGGCTGGTGGGCGGAGAAGGACGGATCGAGTCGAAGAAGGGGCACGGGACGAAGGTCGTGGTGGAGGTGCCTTTGGCGAACCGCGCGAAAAGGAAGGACGGATCCCATGGAGAAAATTAA
- a CDS encoding glycine C-acetyltransferase: MAYRSLKHTLDRHLADIREKGLYKAERRLLGPQGVEILADQGPMLNLCANNYLGLANHPAIVQAAIDGLKSHGYGMASVRFICGTQDLHKRLERAVSEFLGTEDTILYSSCFDANGGLFEALLDERDAVISDALNHASLIDGIRLCKAKRFRYAHSDMAELEARLQEAGDCRIRLIATDGVFSMDGDLAKLDRIVELADRYDAAVVVDDSHATGVLGPGGRGTPARFGLADRVEIVTSTLGKTLGGGTGGFTSGKAEIIELLRQRSRPYLFSNSLPPVIVAGALCALDLVARGDALRARLHENARDVRARLTELGFRLIPGEHPIIPIMLGEATVATAMAQALMKEGIYVVGFSYPVVPQGQARIRVQMSAAHTRAHLDRALEAFARVGRSLGVIT, from the coding sequence ATGGCCTATCGTTCCCTGAAACACACGCTCGATCGGCACCTCGCCGACATCCGTGAGAAGGGCCTCTATAAAGCCGAGCGGCGTCTTCTTGGTCCGCAGGGTGTCGAGATTCTCGCGGATCAAGGCCCGATGCTGAACTTATGTGCCAACAACTATCTTGGCCTGGCAAATCACCCCGCCATCGTCCAAGCGGCGATAGACGGGTTGAAGAGCCATGGCTATGGCATGGCCTCGGTGCGGTTCATCTGCGGGACCCAAGACCTGCACAAACGGTTGGAGCGGGCCGTGAGCGAGTTTCTGGGTACGGAGGACACGATCCTCTACAGTTCCTGTTTCGACGCGAACGGAGGGCTGTTCGAAGCCCTGCTGGATGAGCGTGACGCCGTGATCAGCGATGCTTTGAACCATGCGAGCCTGATCGACGGCATCCGCCTGTGCAAGGCCAAACGGTTTCGGTATGCCCATTCGGACATGGCGGAGCTTGAAGCGCGATTGCAGGAGGCGGGCGATTGTCGGATTCGGCTCATTGCGACGGACGGGGTCTTTTCGATGGATGGGGACCTGGCCAAGCTGGACCGGATTGTTGAACTGGCCGACCGGTATGATGCGGCGGTCGTGGTCGATGACAGCCATGCGACCGGTGTGCTGGGTCCCGGCGGGCGGGGCACGCCGGCCCGTTTCGGCCTGGCCGATCGCGTGGAGATCGTGACGAGCACCTTGGGCAAGACGCTGGGGGGAGGGACCGGGGGCTTTACGTCGGGCAAGGCCGAGATCATCGAGCTGTTGCGCCAACGGTCGAGACCCTATCTGTTTTCCAATTCCCTGCCGCCGGTCATCGTCGCCGGGGCCTTGTGCGCGCTCGATCTCGTCGCGCGAGGCGATGCTCTGCGGGCCAGACTCCATGAGAACGCGAGGGATGTTCGGGCGCGGCTGACCGAACTGGGGTTTCGGCTGATTCCCGGCGAGCATCCGATCATTCCCATCATGCTCGGCGAGGCGACCGTGGCGACCGCGATGGCCCAAGCCTTGATGAAGGAGGGGATCTACGTCGTCGGGTTCAGCTATCCGGTCGTGCCACAGGGTCAGGCTCGGATTCGCGTCCAGATGTCGGCGGCTCATACCAGGGCCCACCTCGACCGGGCCTTGGAGGCCTTCGCCAGGGTCGGGCGGTCGCTCGGCGTAATCACCTAA
- a CDS encoding RMD1 family protein, which translates to MASGAQPILTITSGTGYALFAYDIGLSVNIDEAERRIAAGTERGRIRHKARAPQYFEYHPAPLRLTQEGGTLAIGSSRSSPLVELMVYDFGAVTITYRFALDGPFEPLLDLSESLYENDRLLVESRARVEQLIQAIKPAIERPSLAPEVEDYIVFSIESYAWTGDAPPWISLETELAHVLRGERTPLSPQETQDAMACHISFGREDAALIDWHAAVLFGKDMDDVRAVLAFANVELLEMRILDNQLDQALDQAYETLSRKPPFLPFPGSSEKDTTYIAQLQVDGALLFERVTNTLKLFGDQYLARVYRLASQRFHLEEWDASILRKLETLNSIYGKMSDRAAVRRMELLEWIIIVLIALSIVVSVLPMMGR; encoded by the coding sequence GTGGCTTCCGGAGCACAGCCGATACTCACCATCACCAGCGGCACGGGCTACGCGCTGTTCGCCTACGACATCGGCCTCTCCGTGAACATCGATGAAGCGGAGCGGCGCATTGCCGCAGGCACCGAGCGGGGGCGGATCCGGCATAAGGCGAGAGCCCCCCAGTATTTCGAGTACCATCCGGCGCCCTTGCGGTTGACGCAGGAAGGGGGCACGCTGGCCATCGGCTCGTCGCGATCGAGCCCTCTGGTCGAGCTCATGGTCTATGACTTCGGAGCCGTGACCATTACCTATCGATTTGCGCTCGACGGCCCGTTCGAGCCGTTGTTGGATCTGAGCGAATCGCTCTACGAAAATGATCGGTTGCTGGTGGAATCCCGAGCGCGGGTCGAGCAACTGATCCAGGCCATCAAACCGGCGATTGAGCGACCTTCGCTCGCACCGGAAGTTGAAGACTACATCGTTTTCTCAATCGAGTCCTACGCCTGGACGGGAGATGCTCCTCCGTGGATAAGTCTTGAAACCGAATTGGCTCACGTGCTCCGCGGAGAACGGACCCCGCTTTCCCCGCAAGAAACGCAGGACGCAATGGCTTGCCACATTTCTTTCGGTCGGGAAGACGCCGCGCTCATCGACTGGCACGCCGCCGTCCTCTTCGGCAAAGACATGGACGACGTGCGCGCGGTGTTGGCGTTCGCCAATGTCGAGCTGCTGGAGATGCGCATCCTCGACAATCAGCTCGATCAGGCGTTGGATCAAGCCTATGAAACCCTGTCCCGCAAGCCGCCTTTCTTGCCGTTTCCCGGCTCATCGGAAAAAGACACGACCTACATCGCTCAGTTGCAGGTGGACGGCGCCCTGCTCTTTGAGCGAGTGACCAACACCTTAAAACTGTTCGGCGACCAGTATTTGGCCCGCGTCTATCGCCTGGCCTCGCAACGGTTCCACCTGGAAGAGTGGGACGCCAGCATCTTGCGGAAACTCGAAACGCTGAACAGCATTTACGGGAAAATGTCCGACCGCGCCGCCGTCAGGCGGATGGAACTGTTGGAGTGGATCATCATCGTCCTGATCGCCCTGTCCATCGTCGTTTCAGTGCTGCCCATGATGGGGCGGTGA